A window of Nomascus leucogenys isolate Asia chromosome X, Asia_NLE_v1, whole genome shotgun sequence contains these coding sequences:
- the RBMX gene encoding RNA-binding motif protein, X chromosome — MVEADRPGKLFIGGLNTETNEKALEAVFGKYGRIVEVLLMKDRETNKSRGFAFVTFESPADAKDAARDMNGKSLDGKAIKVEQATKPSFESGRRGPPPPPRSRGPPRGLRGGRGGSGGTRGPPSRGGHMDDGGYSMNFNMSSSRGPLPVKRGPPPRSGGPPPKRSAPSGPVRSSSGMGGRAPVSRGRDSYGGPPRREPLPSRRDVYLSPRDDGYSTKDSYSSRDYPSSRDTRDYAPPPRDYTYRDYGHSSSRDDYPSRGYSDRDGYGRDRDYSDHPSGGSYRDSYESYGNSRSAPPTRGPPPSYGGSSRYDDYSSSRDGYGGSRDSYSSSRSDLYSSGRDRVGRQERGLPPSMERGYPPPRDSYSSSSRGAPRGGGRGGSRSDRGGGRSRY; from the exons atggttgaagCAGATCGCCCAGGAAAGCTCTTCATTGGTGGGCTTAATACGGAAACAAATGAGAAAGCTCTTGAAGCAGTATTTGGCAAATATGGACGAATAGTGGAAG TACTCTTGATGAAAGACCGTGAAACCAACAAATCAAGAGGATTTGCTTTTGTCACCTTTGAAAGCCCAGCAGACGCTAAGGATGCAGCCAGAGACATGAATGGAAAG tcattaGATGGAAAAGCCATCAAGGTGGAACAAGCCACCAAACCATCATTTGAAAGTGGTAGACGTGGACCGCCTCCACCTCCAAGAAGTAGAGGCCCTCCAAGAGGTCTTAgaggtggaagaggaggaagtggaggaacCAGGGGACCTCCCTCACGGGGAGGACACATGG ATGATGGTGGATATTCCATGAATTTTAACATGAGTTCCTCCAGGGGACCACTCCCAGTAAAAAGAGGACCACCACCAAGAAGTGGGGGTCCTCCTCCTAAGAGATCTGCACCTTCAGGACCAGTTCGCAGTAGCAGTGGAATGGGAGGAAGAG CTCCTGTATCACGTGGAAGAGATAGTTACGGAGGTCCACCTCGAAGGGAACCGCTGCCCTCTCGTAGAGATGTTTATTTGTCCCCAAGAGATGATGGGTATTCTACTAAAGACAG CTATTCAAGCAGAGATTACCCAAGTTCTCGTGATACTAGAGATTATGCACCACCACCACGAGATTATACTTACCGTGATTATGGTCATTCCAGTTCACGTGATGACTATCCATCAAGAGGCTATAG CGATAGAGATGGATATGGTCGTGATCGTGACTATTCAGATCATCCAAGTGGAGGTTCCTACAGAGATTCATATGAGAGTTATG GTAACTCACGTAGTGCTCCACCTACACGAGGGCCCCCGCCATCTTATGGTGGAAGCAGTCGCTATGATGATTACAGCAGCTCACGTGACGGATATGGTGGAAGTCGAGACAGTTACTCAAGCAGCCGAAGTGATCTCTACTCAAGTGGTCGTGATCGGGTTGGCAGACAAGAAAGAGGGCTTCCCCCTTCTATGGAAAGGGGGTACCCTCCTCCACGTGATTCCTACAGCAGTTCAAGCCGCGGAGCACCAAGAGGTGGTGGCCGTGGAGGAAGCCGATCTGATAGAGGGGGAGGCAGAAGCAGAtactag